A genomic stretch from Octopus bimaculoides isolate UCB-OBI-ISO-001 chromosome 15, ASM119413v2, whole genome shotgun sequence includes:
- the LOC106869988 gene encoding acetylcholine receptor subunit beta-type unc-29, producing the protein MDKLRICTYENVDTSMHSKGILFSYVMMNIRSSILILLYIPHIFSSSYLTDRDLRDTLLKGYNKDVRPVRNITQNLNIDLYFKSIVIFNLDLFEGMLHSKVIIESRWTDEYLCWDPIKYDNLTHIEFNSDSIWAPNIFVSNAEKVTKIPSLSEYITVSYDGRTSYFIRSIYRTYCSIDFYKYPFSLNVCKIYFWLSNEMVSYLKLQNVDLANTSNIWTTIWNIQLDGHKYDDDNSTDGFELIIMLEQSSSANNIAIIIGILLLSLLTILEKFNRIESKTSLRRTDF; encoded by the exons ATGGACAAATTACGCATTTGTACTTACGAAAATGTTGATACATCAATGCACTCTAAAG gtATTCTTTTTTCATACGTGATGATGAATATCAGAAGCAGCATACTCATTCTCTTATATATACCGCATATATTTTCAAGTTCTTATTTAACTGACCGTGATTTAAGAGATACTCTTCTGAAAGGTTACAACAAAGATGTTCGTCCTGTACGAAATATTACCCAAAatctaaatattgatttatatttcaaatcaatCGTTATATTCAATTTGGATTTGTTTGAAGGAATGTTACATAGTAAAGTAATTATAGAGTCTAGATGGACAGACGAATATCTTTGCTGGGATCCCATTAAATATGACAATCTAACTCATATAGAATTCAATTCTGACTCCATTTGGGCACCGAATATATTTGTGAGCAATGCAGAAAAAGTTACTAAAATTCCAAGTTTAAGTGAATATATTACAGTGAGCTATGACGGAAGGACCTCCTATTTTATTCGAAGTATTTATCGTACATACTGCTCGATTGACTTTTACAAATATCCTTTTTCACtcaatgtatgtaaaatatatttttggttaTCCAATGAAATGGTCTCGTACTTGAAGTTACAAAATGTAGATTTAGCTAACACATCGAATATATGGACAACCATTTGGAATATTCAACTGGATGGTCATAAATATGATGACGACAATTCGACAGACggttttgaattaataatcatGTTAGAACAGTCTTCATCTGCGAATAATATTGCGATAATTATAGGGATTTTGTTGCTATCATTACTGACGAT TTTGGAAAAATTTAACCGAATTGAGAGTAAAACTTCTCTACGACGAACAGACTTTTAG